In the genome of Xenopus laevis strain J_2021 chromosome 1S, Xenopus_laevis_v10.1, whole genome shotgun sequence, one region contains:
- the LOC121399548 gene encoding E3 ubiquitin/ISG15 ligase TRIM25-like, which yields MAAADLRDELSCSICLSIYTDPVSLPCGHNFCQVCIGKKWGTKVDSCLEKTSCPKCRKRFKRRPELTTDWKLRDLVERFCLTEAKSRLSGIPCSYCDSHVPAVRSCLLCEASLCDTHLRGHSKSAEHVLTQPTDSFMGRKCSVHNELLKYYCCEESVCVCVSCCLAGEHRDHRVELLSEASEKKKETLRKVLEKLRPEREETERGAQRLQERRREVAEKAAGETERVTALFRDIREQLEALEKRLLSDISSQKEKLSLTLTDLMEQLEIKKDELSRKIRHIEELCNMADPLTVLQERESHGAADNEGGRERHDIKVPAVGDLDVDLISETLLTGLAAIVTGVKGRIYGQEATDLLLDINTAHNLVSVSGDRKSASYSLTDQRHPQTPERFQVSQTLSSRSFPSGRHYWEVEVSESGDWRVGVTYPSIKRRGGQSWIGNNNKSWCLWRSNNKYSMRHDSKGTKLPHVPSCRRIRISLDYEAGRLSFYELSEPIRHLHTFTATFTEPLHAAFWVWWDNHDGAWVRIIS from the coding sequence atggcggctgctgatctgagagacgagctgagctgctccatctgcctgagcatttatactgatcctgtatccctgccgtgtggccataacttctgccaGGTCTGTATTGGGAAAAAATGGGGCACCAAAGTGGACAGTTGTCTTGAAAAAACATCTTGCCCTAAATGTAGAAAAAGATTTAAAAGGAGACCTGAACTGACAACAGACTGGAAGCTGCGTGACCTGGTGGAGCGATTCTGTCTGACTGAGGCAAAGTCACGGTTGTCTGGGATTCCCTGCTCCTACTGTGACTCCCATGTACCTGCTGTTAGatcctgtctcctgtgtgaggcttctctgtgtgaTACCCACCTGAGGGGGCACAGCAAGTCAGCAGAACATGTACTGACCCAACCCACTGACTCCTTTATGGggagaaaatgttctgtacacaATGAGCTCCTCAAGTATTACTGCTGTGAggagtctgtctgtgtctgtgtgtcctgctgtctggccggagagcacagggaccacagggtggagctgctgagtgaggcctctgagaagaagaaagagacactgaggaaagttctggagaaactgaggccagagagagaggagactgagagaggagcccagagactgcaggagcgcaggagagaagtggcagaaaaagcagccggtgagacagagagagtcactgccctgtttagagacatcagggaacagctggaagccctagagaagcgactcctgagtgacatctccagccagaaagagaagctctcactcacactcactgatctgatggagcagctggaaataaagaaggacgagctgtccaggaagatccgtcacattgaggagctgtgcaacatggcagatccactcactgtcctacaggaacgggaatcacatggagctgcagataatgaggggggcagagagagacatgatataaaggtccctgctgtaggggatctggatgtggatctgatctcagagacattactcacaggtttagctgccattgtgactggggtaaagggaaggatctatgggcaggaggctacagacctgttactggatataaacacggctcataatcttgtatctgtatcaggggacaggaaatctgcttcctactcactcACAGACCAGCGTCACCCACAaaccccagagagatttcaggtttctcagactttaagcagcaggagtttcccctcagggcgacattactgggaagtggaggtcagtgaatcaggggACTGGAGGGTAGGGGTGACCTATCCCAGTATAAAGAGGAGAGGGGGTCAGTCCTGGATTGggaataataacaagtcctggtgtttgtgGAGATCGAATAATAAATATTCAATGAGACATGACAGTAAAGGCACAAAGTTACCCCACgtcccttcctgcaggagaatcaggatctcactggactatgaggccggacgtctgtccttttatgagctgagtgagccaatcagacacttacacaccttcactgccacattcactgagccccttcatgctgcattctgggtatggTGGGATAATCATGATGGTGCCTGGGTGAGAATCATTAGTTAG
- the LOC121399550 gene encoding E3 ubiquitin/ISG15 ligase TRIM25-like, whose protein sequence is MAAADLRDELSCSICLSIYTDPVSLPCGHNFCQGCIGTTWNWQKSIKENPSCPECRKRFSRRPELTTDWKLRDLVEKFRPTETEPGETGIFCTYCVLSPVPAAKSCLLCEASLCDTHLRGHSKSAEHVLTQPTDSFMGRKCSVHHKVLEYYCCEESVCVCVSCCLAGEHRGHRVELLSEASEKKKEKVRKFLEKLSPEREETERGAQRLQERRRKVAEKAAGETERVTALFRDIREQLEALEKRLLSDISSQKEKLSLTLTDLMEQLEIKKDELSRKIRHIEELCNMADPLTVLQERESHGAADNEGGRQRHDIKVPAVGDLDVDLISETLLTGLAAIVTGVKGGIYGQEATDLLLDINTAGNLVSVSGDKKSASYSLTDQCHPQTPERFQDYAQTLSSRSFPSGRHYWEVEVSESGDWRVGVAYPSIERRGDQSFIGFNNKSWCLCRWNNKYIVIHDSKGTKLPHVPSCRRIRISLDYEAGRLSFYELSEPIRHLHTFTVTFTKPLHAAFWVWGDDTWVRIIS, encoded by the coding sequence atggcggctgctgatctgagagacgagctgagctgctccatctgcctgagcatttatactgatcctgtatccctgccgtgtggccataacttctgccaGGGCTGTATTGGGACAACATGGAATTGGCAGAAGAGCATAAAGGAAAATCCTTCCTGCCCTGAATGTAGAAAGAGATTTAGTAGGAGACCTGAACTGACAACAGACTGGAAGCTGCGTGACCTGGTGGAGAAATTCCGTCCAACTGAGACAGAGCCGGGGGAGACTGGGATCTTCTGCACCTACTGTGTCCTCTCTCCTGTACCTGCTGCtaaatcctgtctcctgtgtgaggcttctctgtgtgaTACCCACCTGAGGGGGCACAGCAAGTCAGCAGAACATGTACTGACCCAACCCACCGACTCCTTTATGGggagaaaatgttctgtacatcACAAGGTTCTGGAGTATTACTGCTGTGAggagtctgtctgtgtctgtgtgtcctgctgtctggccggagagcacaggggccacagggtggagctgctgagtgaggcctctgagaagaagaaagagaaagtgaGGAAATTTCTGGAGAAACTGAgtccagagagagaggagactgagagaggagcccagagactgcaggagcgcaggagaaaagtggcagaaaaagcagccggtgagacagagagagtcactgccctgtttagagacatcagggaacagctggaagccctagagaagcgactcctgagtgacatctccagccagaaagagaagctctcactcacactcactgatctgatggagcagctggaaataaagaaggacgagctgtccaggaagatccgtcacattgaggagctgtgcaacatggcagatccactcactgtcctacaggaacgggaatcacatggagctgcagataatgaggggggcagacagagacatgatataaaggtccctgctgtaggggatctggatgtggatctgatctcagagacattactcacaggcttagctgccattgtgactggggtaaagggagggatctatgggcaggaggctacagacctgttactggatataaacacggctgggaatcttgtatctgtatcaggggacaagaaatctgcttcctactcactcACAGACCAGTGTCACCCACAaaccccagagagatttcaggattatgctcagactttaagcagcaggagtttcccctcagggcgacattactgggaagtggaggtcagtgaatcaggggactggagggtaggggtggcctatcccagtatagagaggagaggggatCAGTCCTTTATTGGGTttaataacaagtcctggtgtttgtgcagatggaataataaatatatagtgatacATGACAGTAAAGGCACAAAGTTACCCCACgtcccttcctgcaggagaatcaggatctcattggactatgaggccggacgtctgtccttttatgagctgagtgagccaatcagacacttacacaccttcactgtcacattcactaagccccttcatgctgcattctgggtatggGGGGATGATACCTGGGTGAGAATCATTAGTTAG